The proteins below are encoded in one region of Drosophila santomea strain STO CAGO 1482 chromosome 3R, Prin_Dsan_1.1, whole genome shotgun sequence:
- the LOC120452217 gene encoding broad-complex core protein isoforms 1/2/3/4/5 isoform X1 — protein sequence MAANEIMTPTVNANCQYSTRYCWEAEKVKSLIRLRAELSPLFTGKRNASKYAWAVVERELNVPLPLSKIIKKWNNLLQEYKAIKMSEEPKRREWPFFTLMDVYFSDQVNDPSLRLFSSTKTLKETLDDSVFEDDPIIASAIAAATSGAYMDIDELIRRQKERAALAAERKLAAAASGGVGDYKFELKPMLSNSKFNSNSEMAKLSKSVDDLSMQQYKIKQELMRQREQEQQENMVKIKQHARQQQQQQQQHHQQQQQQHHQAQQQQRFLGHQQALSPHPHRLSSSSTPPALQHALQQQQQHMLQQHQLQQQLQQQQQQHQQQLQQQQQQHHQLAHPHQPHTPRPSTPPTTAQQIHITATQHQAAQQQLHQQQQPSHKQQQSYADPNTIDQYLLSWNNFHGNMCRGFHSLQKDEKMVDVTIAAGGKIFKAHKLVLSVCSPYFQQIFLENPSSHPILLMADVEASHMAGLLDFMYSGQVNVKYEDLPVFLKVAEAMKIKGLHTEKNLDSDASDISSPHESDGTECRYERGTHSVNITSGHAAGYGGVPPPQQSSPSPSLNGPNRCPTPLSSGGSGNPNYAGFREHIKSKATLAENFIKNLNRNNNNNSSSNNYNHLGGSNGSLNLTEAESNSFAILQANSKKMLDSARKQHKYLAKRKILMHYNTELGGEKRLKEMERDRYPSAEQHDDALNNNHSHATDNIMEPIITTIVPQTPPPSTHNNNFKIRLVESHHLTNNNNNNQNQNQNQNQSNNHSSSSPQSSNCNNDNDEEALNLVQIPNANGGSRNRESTPTCATPTPDIQLIKREVETELPPAENLNNNNGHDDEMAGAGYDRKYDDNNNNRGLDMETDSNNNNSKPGGDNNNGIALALGKHRLLSAINRSMEQEHTDQDQQDQEADHGGNNCTSDDNNNNNHSQHLDLSTIKNIATAEILCGLKSKVLKLEEEQREREREREREREACRSLSEIKNAE from the exons GGGAGGCGGAAAAAGTCAAATCATTGATCAGATTGCGGGCGGAACTGTCGCCTTTGTTCACTGGCAAGCGAAATGCCTCCAAATATGCCTGGGC CGTGGTGGAACGGGAACTTAATGtgccgctgccgctgtcgAAGATCATCAAGAAGTGGAACAATCTGCTGCAGGAGTACAAGGCCATCAAGATGTCCGAGGAGCCAAAGCGACGCGAATGGCCCTTCTTCACCCTGATGGACGTGTACTTCAGCGACCAGGTGAACGATCCCTCACTGCGTCTCTTCTCGTCCACCAAGACGCTCAAGGAGACCCTCGACGACAGCGTCTTCGAGGATGATCCAATCATCGCCTCGGCCATTGCGGCGGCCACCAGCGGTGCCTACATGGACATCGATGAGCTCATCCGGCGGCAGAAGGAGCGTGCCGCCCTGGCCGCCGAGCGGAAGTTGGCTGCCGCTGCCAGCGGAGGCGTCGGTGACTACAAATTCGAGCTGAAGCCCATGCTCTCGAACAGCAAGTTCAATAGCAACAGCGAGATGGCCAAGCTGTCCAAGAGCGTCGACGACCTCTCCATGCAGCAGTACAAGATCAAGCAAGAGCTAATGCGCCAGCgggaacaggagcagcaggagaacATGGTCAAGATCAAGCAGCACGcacgccagcagcagcagcagcaacagcagcatcaccagcagcagcagcagcaacaccaccaggcccagcagcagcagcgattcCTGGGCCACCAGCAGGCGCTGTCGCCGCATCCACACCGTTTGTCGTCCTCCTCGACGCCACCGGCTTTGCAGCAtgcgctgcagcagcagcaacagcacatgctgcagcagcatcagctgcagcaacagctgcaacagcaacagcagcagcaccaacagcagttgcagcagcagcagcaacagcaccaccaactCGCTCATCCCCACCAGCCGCACACACCGCGCCCCAGTACGCCACCCACCACGGCGCAGCAGATCCACATCACGGCCACCCAGCACCAggccgcccagcagcagctccaccagcagcagcagccgtcgcacaagcagcagcaatccTACGCCGATCCCAACACCATCGACCAGTACCTGTTGTCGTGGAACAACTTCCATGGGAACATGTGCCGCGGCTTCCACTCCCTGCAGAAGGACGAGAAGATGGTGGACGTCACCATCGCAGCCGGCGGCAAGATTTTTAAGGCCCACAAACTG GTCCTGTCCGTCTGCAGTCCCTACTTCCAGCAGATCTTCCTGGAGAACCCATCGAGTCACCCCATCCTGCTGATGGCCGACGTGGAGGCCAGTCACATGGCCGGCCTGCTGGACTTCATGTACAGTGGCCAGGTGAACGTCAAGTACGAGGATCTGCCCGTTTTCCTGAAGGTCGCCGAGGCCATGAAAATCAAGGGGCTGCACACAGAG AAGAACCTGGACAGCGATGCCAGCGACATCAGCTCGCCGCACGAGAGCGACGGCACCGAGTGCCGTTACGAGCGCGGAACGCACAGCGTGAACATCACCAGCGGACATGCCGCCGGCTATGGAGGAGTACCGCCCCCGCAGCAGTCCTCGCCGTCGCCCTCGCTCAATGGACCCAACCGCTGCCCCACGCCCCTCTCCAGCGGCGGTTCCGGCAATCCCAACTACGCCGGCTTCCGGGAGCACATCAAGTCGAAGGCCACGCTGGCCGAGAACTTCATAAAGAATCTcaacaggaacaacaacaacaacagcagcagcaacaactacaaccacCTGGGCGGCAGCAACGGTAGCCTCAACCTGACGGAGGCGGAGAGCAACTCCTTTGCCATCCTGCAGGCGAACAGCAAGAAGATGCTGGACTCGGCGCGCAAGCAGCACAAGTATCTGGCCAAGCGCAAGATCCTGATGCACTACAACACGGAGCTGGGTGGCGAGAAGCGGCTGAAGGAGATGGAGCGGGATCGCTATCCGAGTGCCGAGCAGCATGACGACGCCTTGAACAACAATCACAGCCACGCCACGGACAACATTATGGAGCCCATCATTACGACCATTGTGCCACAGACGCCGCCACCTTCCacgcacaacaacaacttcaAGATCCGCCTGGTGGAGAGTCATCATCtgaccaacaacaacaacaacaaccagaatcaaaatcaaaatcagaaccagagcaacaaccacagcagcagcagtccgCAATcgagcaactgcaacaacgacaacgacgaggAGGCACTGAATCTGGTCCAGATACCCAATGCCAACGGAGGCAGCAGGAACAGGGAGTCCACGCCCACATGCGCGACTCCCACGCCCGACATTCAGCTGATCAAGCGGGAAGTGGAGACGGAACTGCCGCCGGCGGAGAACcttaacaacaacaacggacACGACGACGAGATGGCTGGAGCAGGATATGATCGCAAGtacgacgacaacaacaacaaccgcGGATTGGACATGGAAACGGActcgaacaacaacaacagcaagccGGGAggcgacaacaacaatgggaTAGCACTGGCGCTGGGCAAGCACAGGCTGCTGAGTGCGATCAATAGGAGCATGGAGCAGGAGCACACCGATCAGGAtcagcaggatcaggaggcCGATCACGGCGGGAACAACTGCACTagcgacgacaacaacaacaacaatcacagCCAGCACCTGGACCTGAGCACCATCAAGAACATAGCCACGGCGGAGATCCTGTGCGGACTCAAGAGCAAGGTGCTcaagctggaggaggagcagcgcgAGCGGGAGCGCGAAAGGGAGCGGGAACGGGAAGCCTGTCGCAGCCTCAGCGAGATCAAGAATGCGGAGTAA
- the LOC120452217 gene encoding broad-complex core protein isoforms 1/2/3/4/5 isoform X2 → MAANEIMTPTVNANCQYSTRYCWEAEKVKSLIRLRAELSPLFTGKRNASKYAWAVVERELNVPLPLSKIIKKWNNLLQEYKAIKMSEEPKRREWPFFTLMDVYFSDQVNDPSLRLFSSTKTLKETLDDSVFEDDPIIASAIAAATSGAYMDIDELIRRQKERAALAAERKLAAAASGGVGDYKFELKPMLSNSKFNSNSEMAKLSKSVDDLSMQQYKIKQELMRQREQEQQENMVKIKQHARQQQQQQQQHHQQQQQQHHQAQQQQRFLGHQQALSPHPHRLSSSSTPPALQHALQQQQQHMLQQHQLQQQLQQQQQQHQQQLQQQQQQHHQLAHPHQPHTPRPSTPPTTAQQIHITATQHQAAQQQLHQQQQPSHKQQQSYADPNTIDQYLLSWNNFHGNMCRGFHSLQKDEKMVDVTIAAGGKIFKAHKLVLSVCSPYFQQIFLENPSSHPILLMADVEASHMAGLLDFMYSGQVNVKYEDLPVFLKVAEAMKIKGLHTENLDSDASDISSPHESDGTECRYERGTHSVNITSGHAAGYGGVPPPQQSSPSPSLNGPNRCPTPLSSGGSGNPNYAGFREHIKSKATLAENFIKNLNRNNNNNSSSNNYNHLGGSNGSLNLTEAESNSFAILQANSKKMLDSARKQHKYLAKRKILMHYNTELGGEKRLKEMERDRYPSAEQHDDALNNNHSHATDNIMEPIITTIVPQTPPPSTHNNNFKIRLVESHHLTNNNNNNQNQNQNQNQSNNHSSSSPQSSNCNNDNDEEALNLVQIPNANGGSRNRESTPTCATPTPDIQLIKREVETELPPAENLNNNNGHDDEMAGAGYDRKYDDNNNNRGLDMETDSNNNNSKPGGDNNNGIALALGKHRLLSAINRSMEQEHTDQDQQDQEADHGGNNCTSDDNNNNNHSQHLDLSTIKNIATAEILCGLKSKVLKLEEEQREREREREREREACRSLSEIKNAE, encoded by the exons GGGAGGCGGAAAAAGTCAAATCATTGATCAGATTGCGGGCGGAACTGTCGCCTTTGTTCACTGGCAAGCGAAATGCCTCCAAATATGCCTGGGC CGTGGTGGAACGGGAACTTAATGtgccgctgccgctgtcgAAGATCATCAAGAAGTGGAACAATCTGCTGCAGGAGTACAAGGCCATCAAGATGTCCGAGGAGCCAAAGCGACGCGAATGGCCCTTCTTCACCCTGATGGACGTGTACTTCAGCGACCAGGTGAACGATCCCTCACTGCGTCTCTTCTCGTCCACCAAGACGCTCAAGGAGACCCTCGACGACAGCGTCTTCGAGGATGATCCAATCATCGCCTCGGCCATTGCGGCGGCCACCAGCGGTGCCTACATGGACATCGATGAGCTCATCCGGCGGCAGAAGGAGCGTGCCGCCCTGGCCGCCGAGCGGAAGTTGGCTGCCGCTGCCAGCGGAGGCGTCGGTGACTACAAATTCGAGCTGAAGCCCATGCTCTCGAACAGCAAGTTCAATAGCAACAGCGAGATGGCCAAGCTGTCCAAGAGCGTCGACGACCTCTCCATGCAGCAGTACAAGATCAAGCAAGAGCTAATGCGCCAGCgggaacaggagcagcaggagaacATGGTCAAGATCAAGCAGCACGcacgccagcagcagcagcagcaacagcagcatcaccagcagcagcagcagcaacaccaccaggcccagcagcagcagcgattcCTGGGCCACCAGCAGGCGCTGTCGCCGCATCCACACCGTTTGTCGTCCTCCTCGACGCCACCGGCTTTGCAGCAtgcgctgcagcagcagcaacagcacatgctgcagcagcatcagctgcagcaacagctgcaacagcaacagcagcagcaccaacagcagttgcagcagcagcagcaacagcaccaccaactCGCTCATCCCCACCAGCCGCACACACCGCGCCCCAGTACGCCACCCACCACGGCGCAGCAGATCCACATCACGGCCACCCAGCACCAggccgcccagcagcagctccaccagcagcagcagccgtcgcacaagcagcagcaatccTACGCCGATCCCAACACCATCGACCAGTACCTGTTGTCGTGGAACAACTTCCATGGGAACATGTGCCGCGGCTTCCACTCCCTGCAGAAGGACGAGAAGATGGTGGACGTCACCATCGCAGCCGGCGGCAAGATTTTTAAGGCCCACAAACTG GTCCTGTCCGTCTGCAGTCCCTACTTCCAGCAGATCTTCCTGGAGAACCCATCGAGTCACCCCATCCTGCTGATGGCCGACGTGGAGGCCAGTCACATGGCCGGCCTGCTGGACTTCATGTACAGTGGCCAGGTGAACGTCAAGTACGAGGATCTGCCCGTTTTCCTGAAGGTCGCCGAGGCCATGAAAATCAAGGGGCTGCACACAGAG AACCTGGACAGCGATGCCAGCGACATCAGCTCGCCGCACGAGAGCGACGGCACCGAGTGCCGTTACGAGCGCGGAACGCACAGCGTGAACATCACCAGCGGACATGCCGCCGGCTATGGAGGAGTACCGCCCCCGCAGCAGTCCTCGCCGTCGCCCTCGCTCAATGGACCCAACCGCTGCCCCACGCCCCTCTCCAGCGGCGGTTCCGGCAATCCCAACTACGCCGGCTTCCGGGAGCACATCAAGTCGAAGGCCACGCTGGCCGAGAACTTCATAAAGAATCTcaacaggaacaacaacaacaacagcagcagcaacaactacaaccacCTGGGCGGCAGCAACGGTAGCCTCAACCTGACGGAGGCGGAGAGCAACTCCTTTGCCATCCTGCAGGCGAACAGCAAGAAGATGCTGGACTCGGCGCGCAAGCAGCACAAGTATCTGGCCAAGCGCAAGATCCTGATGCACTACAACACGGAGCTGGGTGGCGAGAAGCGGCTGAAGGAGATGGAGCGGGATCGCTATCCGAGTGCCGAGCAGCATGACGACGCCTTGAACAACAATCACAGCCACGCCACGGACAACATTATGGAGCCCATCATTACGACCATTGTGCCACAGACGCCGCCACCTTCCacgcacaacaacaacttcaAGATCCGCCTGGTGGAGAGTCATCATCtgaccaacaacaacaacaacaaccagaatcaaaatcaaaatcagaaccagagcaacaaccacagcagcagcagtccgCAATcgagcaactgcaacaacgacaacgacgaggAGGCACTGAATCTGGTCCAGATACCCAATGCCAACGGAGGCAGCAGGAACAGGGAGTCCACGCCCACATGCGCGACTCCCACGCCCGACATTCAGCTGATCAAGCGGGAAGTGGAGACGGAACTGCCGCCGGCGGAGAACcttaacaacaacaacggacACGACGACGAGATGGCTGGAGCAGGATATGATCGCAAGtacgacgacaacaacaacaaccgcGGATTGGACATGGAAACGGActcgaacaacaacaacagcaagccGGGAggcgacaacaacaatgggaTAGCACTGGCGCTGGGCAAGCACAGGCTGCTGAGTGCGATCAATAGGAGCATGGAGCAGGAGCACACCGATCAGGAtcagcaggatcaggaggcCGATCACGGCGGGAACAACTGCACTagcgacgacaacaacaacaacaatcacagCCAGCACCTGGACCTGAGCACCATCAAGAACATAGCCACGGCGGAGATCCTGTGCGGACTCAAGAGCAAGGTGCTcaagctggaggaggagcagcgcgAGCGGGAGCGCGAAAGGGAGCGGGAACGGGAAGCCTGTCGCAGCCTCAGCGAGATCAAGAATGCGGAGTAA